The following proteins are encoded in a genomic region of Arachis ipaensis cultivar K30076 chromosome B02, Araip1.1, whole genome shotgun sequence:
- the LOC107625301 gene encoding bZIP transcription factor 60, with protein sequence MEGLALGEDPLSDFDCDAFLEQLLDPHVDDIFHEKEVPSAVAGGGVLSEIENLLMADDEDDGAVIPATPSLESDYDKLLAEILVEPHGDSDDGSTPSIEDPDKVRADAAGPKEVGIEPVSKKLLRKMRNRDAAARSRERKTKYVKDLEMKSRYYEGECRRLGHLLQCCYAENHALRLCLQARGALNASMTKQESAVLLLESLLLGSLLLFMGVMCQFSLRLTAWLTVLLPRENKEQRNARRVARKGPESDISECFRVQSSTKSRSCRASRRKMKFFISSILCRWSDYYNKKTERIV encoded by the exons ATGGAAGGTCTAGCACTAGGAGAAGACCCACTTAGCGACTTCGATTGTGACGCCTTTCTTGAACAATTACTAGATCCTCACGTTGACGATATCTTCCATGAGAAGGAGGTTCCTTCTGCCGTAGCAGGTGGCGGTGTTTTATCAGAGATCGAGAACTTGTTGATGGCCGATGATGAAGACGACGGCGCTGTCATTCCCGCTACTCCGTCGTTGGAATCTGACTACGACAAGCTTCTTGCTGAAATACTCGTCGAGCCGCACGGTGACTCCGACGACGGTTCCACTCCTTCTATCGAAGATCCCGATAAGGTCAGGGCTGATGCAGCGGGCCCCAAGGAGGTTGGCATTGAACCCGTTTCGAAGAAGCTATTAAG GAAAATGAGGAACAGAGATGCTGCTGCGAGATCAAGAGAGAGGAAGACGAAGTATGTAAAGGACCTTGAGATGAAAAGTAGGTATTATGAAGGGGAATGCCGTAGACTGGGGCATTTGCTCCAGTGCTGCTATGCTGAGAACCATGCTTTGCGTCTTTGCTTACAGGCACGAGGTGCATTGAATGCTTCCATGACCAAGCAGGAGTCTGCTGTGCTCTTGTTGG AATCCCTGCTGTTGGGTTCCCTGCTGTTGTTCATGGGTGTCATGTGCCAATTCAGTCTACGACTGACAGCCTGGTTAACGGTACTACTTCCAAGAGAAAACAAGGAGCAGAGAAACGCAAGAAGGGTAGCTCGAAAAGGACCCGAAAGTGATATATCTGAGTGTTTCCGGGTGCAATCCTCTACAAAGAGTAGAAGTTGTCGGGCTTCAAGGAGAAAGATGAAATTCTTTATTTCTTCTATATTGTGCAGATGGAGTGATTACTATAATAAAAAAACTGAAAGAATTGTTTAA